A single window of Oerskovia paurometabola DNA harbors:
- a CDS encoding F0F1 ATP synthase subunit gamma gives MAGSQRVYKQRIKSTQSLKKMFRAQELIAASRIGRARARSSEAGPYAQAITTAVSAVATHSTTRHPLTSERTNTNRVAVLVVASDRGMAGAYSASIIRETERLVERLTHEGKEVALYAAGRRAVTYYTFRHRELAGSWTGGSDSPSADVAGEIADTLLNAFLAPADEGGVGELHIVYTQFVNMVTQRPRVVRMLPLEVVEGVAPVGQNDVLPLYDFEPSPEAVLDALLPRYVRSRIYSCLLQAAASELAARQRAMHTATDNAEDLIRMYTRLANQARQADITQEISEIVSGADALAAS, from the coding sequence ATGGCCGGATCCCAGCGCGTCTACAAGCAGCGGATCAAGTCGACGCAGTCCCTCAAGAAGATGTTCCGCGCGCAGGAGCTCATCGCTGCCTCTCGGATCGGCCGGGCTCGCGCCCGGTCGTCCGAGGCGGGCCCCTACGCCCAGGCGATCACCACCGCGGTGTCGGCCGTCGCGACGCACTCCACGACCCGGCACCCGCTGACGTCGGAGCGTACCAACACCAACCGTGTCGCGGTGCTCGTCGTCGCCTCGGACCGTGGCATGGCCGGCGCCTACTCGGCGTCGATCATCCGCGAGACGGAGCGTCTGGTCGAGCGCCTCACGCACGAGGGCAAGGAGGTCGCGCTCTACGCCGCAGGGCGTCGCGCGGTGACCTACTACACCTTCCGTCACCGTGAGCTCGCCGGTTCGTGGACCGGTGGCTCGGACTCGCCGTCGGCGGACGTCGCCGGCGAGATCGCCGACACGCTGCTGAACGCCTTCCTCGCCCCCGCGGACGAGGGCGGCGTCGGTGAGCTGCACATCGTGTACACGCAGTTCGTGAACATGGTCACGCAGCGTCCCCGCGTCGTCCGGATGCTTCCCCTCGAGGTCGTCGAAGGGGTCGCGCCGGTCGGGCAGAACGACGTCCTGCCGCTGTACGACTTCGAGCCGTCGCCCGAGGCCGTCCTCGACGCACTGCTGCCGCGCTACGTGCGCAGCCGCATCTACAGCTGCCTCCTGCAGGCGGCTGCGTCGGAGCTGGCTGCCCGCCAGCGCGCGATGCACACCGCGACGGACAACGCCGAGGACCTGATCCGCATGTACACGCGACTTGCGAACCAGGCACGACAGGCCGACATCACCCAGGAGATCAGCGAGATCGTCTCCGGTGCCGACGCCCTCGCGGCATCGTGA
- the atpA gene encoding F0F1 ATP synthase subunit alpha has protein sequence MAELTIRPDEIRAALDSFVKSYEPGGAVTEEVGRVTLAADGIAQVEGLPGAMANELLRFEDGTLGLALNLDVRQIGVVVLGEFTGIEEGQEVRRTGEVLSVPVGDGYLGRVVDPLGQPIDGLGEIETEGRRALELQAPGVMDRKSVHEPLQTGLKAIDSMIPVGRGQRQLIIGDRQTGKTAIATDTIINQKANWETGDPTKQVRCIYVAIGQKGSTIAAVRGALEEAGALEYTTIVAAPASDPAGFKYLAPYTGSAIGQHWMYGGKHVLIVFDDLSKQAEAYRAVSLLLRRPPGREAYPGDVFYLHSRLLERCAKLSDELGAGSMTGLPVIETKANDVSAYIPTNVISITDGQIFLQSDLFNADQRPAVDVGISVSRVGGAAQVKAMKQVSGTLKLELAQYRSLEAFAMFASDLDAASRGQLTRGARLMELLKQGQYSPYPVEDQVASIWAGTKGKLDDVPLEDVRRFESELLDHLRRNTEVLSTIASTGKLSDETEAALAQGVDDFRNGFLTGDGTPLVGGESDEEEAVVVEQEQIVRQKKA, from the coding sequence ATGGCTGAGCTGACGATCCGGCCCGACGAGATTCGGGCCGCGCTGGACAGCTTCGTGAAGTCCTACGAGCCCGGGGGCGCGGTGACCGAGGAAGTCGGTCGCGTCACCCTCGCCGCTGACGGCATCGCCCAGGTGGAAGGCCTTCCGGGCGCAATGGCCAACGAGCTGCTGCGCTTCGAGGACGGCACCCTCGGCCTTGCCCTGAACTTGGACGTTCGCCAGATCGGTGTCGTCGTCCTGGGTGAGTTCACCGGTATCGAGGAGGGCCAGGAGGTCCGCCGTACGGGCGAGGTCCTCTCGGTCCCCGTCGGTGACGGCTACCTGGGTCGCGTCGTCGACCCGCTGGGTCAGCCGATCGACGGCCTCGGCGAGATCGAGACCGAGGGCCGTCGTGCCCTCGAGCTGCAGGCCCCCGGCGTCATGGACCGCAAGTCGGTCCACGAGCCGCTGCAGACCGGCCTCAAGGCGATCGACTCGATGATCCCCGTGGGCCGTGGTCAGCGCCAGCTGATCATCGGTGACCGCCAGACCGGCAAGACGGCGATCGCGACCGACACGATCATCAACCAGAAGGCGAACTGGGAGACCGGCGACCCGACCAAGCAGGTCCGCTGCATCTACGTCGCGATCGGCCAGAAGGGCTCGACCATCGCCGCCGTCCGCGGCGCGCTGGAAGAGGCCGGCGCCCTGGAGTACACGACGATCGTCGCGGCTCCCGCGTCCGACCCGGCAGGCTTCAAGTACCTCGCCCCCTACACCGGTTCGGCCATCGGCCAGCACTGGATGTACGGCGGCAAGCACGTCCTGATCGTCTTCGACGACCTGTCGAAGCAGGCCGAGGCCTACCGTGCCGTGTCGCTGCTGCTCCGCCGCCCGCCGGGCCGCGAGGCGTACCCCGGTGACGTCTTCTACCTGCACTCCCGTCTGCTCGAGCGTTGTGCGAAGCTCTCGGACGAGCTGGGCGCGGGCTCGATGACCGGTCTGCCGGTCATCGAGACCAAGGCGAACGACGTGTCGGCGTACATCCCGACCAACGTCATCTCGATCACCGACGGTCAGATCTTCCTCCAGTCGGACCTCTTCAACGCCGACCAGCGCCCCGCGGTGGACGTCGGTATCTCCGTGTCCCGTGTCGGCGGCGCCGCGCAGGTCAAGGCGATGAAGCAGGTCTCGGGCACGCTCAAGCTCGAGCTCGCGCAGTACCGTTCGCTCGAGGCCTTCGCGATGTTCGCGTCGGACCTCGACGCGGCCTCGCGCGGCCAGCTGACCCGTGGCGCTCGCCTCATGGAGCTGCTCAAGCAGGGCCAGTACTCGCCGTACCCGGTCGAGGACCAGGTCGCCTCGATCTGGGCCGGCACCAAGGGCAAGCTCGACGACGTGCCCCTCGAGGACGTGCGCCGCTTCGAGAGCGAGCTGCTCGACCACCTGCGCCGCAACACCGAGGTGCTCAGCACGATCGCCTCGACCGGCAAGCTCTCGGACGAGACCGAGGCTGCGCTGGCTCAGGGCGTCGACGACTTCCGCAACGGCTTCCTCACGGGCGACGGCACCCCCCTCGTCGGTGGCGAGTCGGACGAGGAAGAGGCTGTCGTGGTCGAGCAGGAGCAGATCGTCCGGCAGAAGAAGGCCTGA
- a CDS encoding F0F1 ATP synthase subunit delta, translating into MRGTSGASLEQAQERFEPVLRAAGEGAFALGEQLLTVAAALDGSVPLRRALADPSRSGEDKAALAADLLREGFDGRVVDLVSGLARDRWAHDGDIADAVEHLGVDAVLASAEARGALVRVEDELFRITRSLVGEREARRVLTETSTDPARRKAFVDALLAGKVDPVTQFLAERATVAPRGRRFVATLVWLGDVAARRRRRLVASVTSGTVLSQAQQDRLSALLERAYGRAVQLNVTVDPEVLGGLRVQVGADVVDSTVLSRLVDARRRLVS; encoded by the coding sequence ATGCGCGGGACGAGCGGAGCCTCTCTCGAGCAGGCACAGGAGCGCTTCGAGCCGGTGCTGCGTGCGGCCGGTGAAGGAGCTTTCGCCCTGGGCGAGCAGCTCCTCACGGTGGCAGCGGCGCTCGACGGCTCCGTGCCCCTGCGCCGTGCTCTCGCGGACCCGTCGCGGTCCGGCGAGGACAAGGCGGCCCTCGCGGCCGACCTGCTGCGCGAGGGCTTCGACGGTCGTGTCGTCGACCTGGTCTCCGGGCTCGCCCGGGACCGCTGGGCGCACGACGGCGACATCGCCGACGCCGTCGAGCACCTCGGCGTCGACGCGGTCCTGGCCTCGGCCGAGGCCCGCGGCGCGCTCGTGCGCGTCGAGGACGAGCTGTTCCGCATCACGCGGTCTCTCGTCGGAGAGCGTGAGGCTCGCCGCGTGCTGACGGAGACCTCGACCGACCCCGCTCGTCGCAAGGCGTTCGTCGACGCGCTGCTCGCGGGCAAGGTCGACCCGGTCACCCAGTTCCTCGCGGAGCGGGCGACCGTGGCACCTCGTGGTCGTCGTTTCGTCGCCACCCTCGTGTGGCTCGGGGACGTCGCCGCACGGCGTCGCCGCCGCCTCGTCGCCTCGGTGACGTCGGGCACGGTGCTCAGCCAGGCACAGCAGGACCGTCTGTCCGCGCTCCTCGAGCGCGCGTACGGCCGGGCAGTCCAGCTCAACGTCACCGTGGACCCCGAGGTCCTCGGCGGCTTGCGCGTCCAGGTCGGAGCGGACGTCGTCGACTCGACGGTCCTCTCGCGCCTGGTCGACGCACGCAGACGACTGGTCAGCTGA
- a CDS encoding F0F1 ATP synthase subunit B, with the protein MSTIGPQAVLAAESGEVDPIKLFLPPFYDLFWSAIVLIIIAVVFYKMVLPKFQAVLDERTAKIEGGLAKAESAQAEAAAALAEYHQQLQEARTEAAKIREDARAEGTAIVADQKVKAGEEAARIVETAHRQIEAERQQASVSLRNDVGTLATQLASKIVGESLEDSARQSRVVDRFLDELEAAGAGAASAAANGKEG; encoded by the coding sequence ATGTCGACCATCGGCCCCCAGGCGGTCCTCGCCGCAGAGTCTGGCGAGGTCGACCCCATCAAGCTGTTCCTCCCGCCGTTCTACGACCTCTTCTGGTCGGCGATCGTCCTGATCATCATCGCGGTCGTCTTCTACAAGATGGTCCTCCCCAAGTTCCAGGCGGTGCTCGACGAGCGCACGGCCAAGATCGAGGGTGGCCTGGCCAAGGCGGAGTCCGCTCAGGCCGAGGCCGCTGCGGCACTCGCGGAGTACCACCAGCAGCTGCAGGAGGCACGCACCGAGGCCGCGAAGATCCGTGAGGACGCGCGCGCCGAGGGAACGGCCATCGTCGCCGACCAGAAGGTCAAGGCCGGCGAGGAGGCCGCTCGTATCGTCGAGACGGCACACCGCCAGATCGAGGCCGAGCGTCAGCAGGCGTCAGTCTCGCTGCGCAACGACGTCGGGACGCTCGCGACCCAGCTCGCCTCGAAGATCGTCGGCGAGTCCCTCGAGGACTCCGCACGCCAGTCGCGTGTCGTGGACCGTTTCCTCGACGAGCTCGAGGCAGCGGGAGCCGGGGCTGCCAGCGCGGCGGCCAACGGCAAGGAGGGCTGA
- the atpE gene encoding ATP synthase F0 subunit C, which produces MDVTTLAAVEGSINTIGYGIAAIGPGIGLGILIGKTVEGMARQPEVAGQLRGTMFIGLAFVEILALLGFVAGFIF; this is translated from the coding sequence GTGGACGTCACCACCCTCGCCGCTGTCGAAGGCAGCATCAACACCATCGGCTACGGCATCGCCGCGATCGGCCCGGGCATCGGCCTCGGCATCCTGATCGGCAAGACGGTCGAGGGCATGGCCCGCCAGCCCGAGGTCGCCGGCCAGCTCCGCGGCACCATGTTCATCGGTCTTGCCTTCGTCGAGATCCTCGCGCTGCTCGGCTTCGTCGCTGGCTTCATCTTCTGA